One segment of Saccharospirillaceae bacterium DNA contains the following:
- a CDS encoding SIS domain-containing protein has product MRQSPVLTEIAAAIPNLRKSEVKVAEYVLKAPEQVMHMRIVDLAQEAQVSEPTIVRFCRGIGCNGFQEFKVRIAQEMAVANNIGQFAIVEDDSIEDICDKIADTTIQRLHQVKSQLKSKQIALAANALSTASRVEFYGFGASGAVATDAQHKFFRLQVATAAYSDPHMQSMSAVTLGEDDVVVAISQSGRTKDLLHTVQLAQQHGAQVVSLAPANTSLSLAADLPIHINIEEDTEQFTPMTSRIAHLMIIDMLAVAVTQRRGPEFAEHLNAIKRSIKSLRIEN; this is encoded by the coding sequence TTGAGACAAAGTCCGGTACTGACTGAAATTGCGGCTGCAATCCCGAACCTGCGTAAATCTGAGGTTAAGGTGGCCGAGTACGTGCTCAAAGCACCGGAGCAGGTGATGCATATGCGTATTGTCGACCTGGCTCAGGAAGCCCAGGTCAGCGAGCCAACCATCGTACGTTTTTGTCGTGGCATTGGCTGTAACGGCTTTCAGGAGTTTAAAGTACGCATCGCTCAGGAAATGGCGGTCGCAAACAACATCGGTCAATTCGCCATTGTCGAAGACGATAGCATTGAAGATATCTGCGATAAAATTGCCGACACCACCATCCAGCGACTGCATCAGGTAAAATCTCAGTTAAAATCCAAGCAGATTGCCCTGGCAGCCAACGCCCTCAGCACTGCCAGTCGCGTAGAGTTTTACGGCTTTGGTGCATCGGGCGCCGTTGCTACCGACGCGCAACACAAATTCTTCCGCTTACAGGTTGCTACCGCCGCCTACAGTGACCCGCACATGCAATCCATGTCGGCGGTGACTCTCGGTGAAGATGATGTGGTCGTTGCTATTTCTCAAAGTGGTCGCACCAAAGACTTATTGCATACCGTTCAACTGGCACAACAACACGGAGCTCAGGTGGTTAGCCTGGCGCCTGCGAATACATCGCTGAGTCTGGCCGCTGATTTACCCATTCACATTAATATTGAGGAAGATACTGAGCAATTTACGCCGATGACTTCCCGCATTGCCCATCTGATGATCATCGATATGTTGGCCGTCGCCGTGACCCAGCGACGTGGTCCGGAGTTTGCCGAACATTTAAATGCCATTAAGCGCAGCATTAAATCGCTGCGTATTGAGAACTAA
- the uvrD gene encoding DNA helicase II, producing the protein MDISLLLDNLNDGQRNAVAASSKHQLVLAGAGSGKTRVLVQRIAWLLNVENVSPFAVMAVTFTNKAAKEMRGRLEELLNVPANGLWVGTFHGLAHRLLKQHWREAKLPQHFQILDSDDQLRLIKRLMKAHNIDDSRFPPKQIQWFINGQKDEGRRAAHVIPSADPFQETLRTVYSIYEENCQQNGLVDFGEILLRAHELWLHNPELLEHYQQRFRHILVDEFQDTNNIQYAWIRLLAGDKVSVMAVGDDDQSIYGWRGANIDNIRNFQQDFPGAELIKLEQNYRSTANILAAANAVITNNQGRLGKNLMTEGAEGEPIRLYSAFNEQDEARYIADLVDEWSRDGRQRTEMAVLYRSNAQSRTLEEAFLRSGIPYRIYGGQRFYERLEIKNALSYLRLLLNRQDDAAMERVINVPARAIGEKTVEILRSHAREQGCSLWQSANEAVSLGLLPKRAGTAVQNFVDLLDEMSVGIEELKLHEIVDQTISQSGLIDHHKKEKGEKGQARLDNLEELINAARQFETGDYLPSDEVDSAAEEPTSQLDLAVFLDNAALDAGEGQADEYEDAVQLMTLHSAKGLEFPQVVLAGMEEGLFPHKMSMDEAEGLEEERRLAYVGITRAMEQLIVTHAESRRLHGQENFSTPSRFIREIPQDLIQEVRLKNSVSRPLTAKRNGGFDTPAQPDFIKQEQSSSVPYDLGSRVYHEMFGEGTVLQFEGQGPGLRVQVFFDDAGQKWLVANFAKLELV; encoded by the coding sequence ATGGATATTTCATTACTGCTCGATAATCTAAACGATGGCCAACGCAACGCGGTGGCTGCCTCTTCCAAACACCAATTGGTACTGGCGGGTGCTGGTTCGGGTAAGACCCGGGTATTGGTGCAGCGTATTGCCTGGTTGTTGAATGTTGAAAATGTGTCGCCGTTTGCGGTGATGGCGGTGACGTTCACCAACAAAGCAGCGAAAGAGATGCGTGGCCGACTGGAGGAGCTGTTAAATGTGCCCGCCAATGGTTTATGGGTCGGCACCTTTCACGGCCTGGCACATCGCTTATTAAAGCAACACTGGCGGGAAGCCAAGCTGCCACAACACTTCCAGATTCTCGACAGCGATGACCAGTTGCGTTTAATCAAACGTCTGATGAAAGCGCACAACATCGACGATAGCCGTTTTCCGCCCAAGCAGATCCAGTGGTTTATTAATGGTCAGAAAGACGAAGGCCGTCGCGCAGCTCATGTGATCCCATCGGCCGATCCGTTTCAGGAAACCCTACGCACGGTCTATTCCATCTACGAAGAAAATTGCCAGCAAAACGGTCTGGTGGATTTTGGTGAGATTCTTCTTCGTGCCCACGAATTGTGGCTGCATAATCCGGAGCTGCTGGAACATTACCAGCAACGCTTCCGCCACATCTTAGTCGACGAATTTCAGGACACCAACAATATCCAATACGCCTGGATTCGCCTGTTAGCGGGCGACAAAGTGTCAGTCATGGCGGTTGGTGACGACGATCAATCGATCTATGGCTGGCGTGGTGCCAATATCGATAATATCCGTAACTTCCAGCAAGACTTCCCTGGTGCAGAGCTGATTAAGCTGGAGCAGAATTATCGCTCCACCGCCAATATTCTTGCCGCCGCCAACGCGGTAATTACCAATAATCAGGGACGGTTGGGTAAAAACCTGATGACCGAAGGGGCTGAAGGCGAACCGATCCGTTTATACAGTGCCTTCAACGAACAGGATGAAGCCCGCTATATCGCCGATCTGGTGGACGAATGGTCACGTGATGGTCGCCAGCGCACTGAAATGGCGGTGTTGTATCGCTCCAATGCCCAATCGCGCACCCTGGAAGAAGCGTTTTTGCGTTCTGGTATTCCCTACCGTATCTATGGCGGGCAGCGTTTTTATGAGCGTCTGGAAATTAAAAATGCATTGTCGTATTTACGTCTGCTGTTAAACCGACAAGACGATGCAGCGATGGAACGGGTCATTAATGTGCCCGCCCGTGCGATTGGTGAAAAGACGGTAGAAATTTTGCGCAGTCATGCGCGTGAGCAGGGCTGTTCTTTATGGCAATCAGCTAACGAGGCCGTCTCATTGGGTCTGTTGCCCAAACGCGCCGGAACAGCCGTGCAGAACTTTGTCGATTTACTCGATGAAATGAGTGTTGGTATCGAAGAGTTAAAGCTGCATGAAATTGTCGATCAGACCATCAGTCAGAGCGGTTTGATCGATCATCACAAAAAAGAGAAAGGTGAAAAAGGTCAGGCGCGCCTCGACAACCTGGAAGAATTAATTAATGCCGCGCGTCAGTTTGAAACCGGCGATTACCTGCCATCCGATGAAGTGGATAGCGCAGCAGAAGAACCGACCAGCCAGCTGGATCTGGCGGTATTTCTCGATAACGCCGCGTTGGATGCCGGCGAGGGTCAGGCAGATGAATACGAAGATGCGGTACAGTTAATGACGCTGCATTCGGCCAAAGGTCTGGAATTTCCGCAAGTGGTATTGGCGGGGATGGAAGAAGGTTTATTCCCGCACAAAATGTCGATGGATGAGGCCGAAGGTCTGGAAGAAGAACGTCGTCTGGCTTACGTTGGCATCACCCGGGCTATGGAGCAGTTAATTGTAACCCATGCTGAAAGTCGCCGTTTGCATGGCCAGGAAAACTTCAGTACGCCATCTCGTTTTATTCGTGAAATTCCCCAGGATCTGATTCAGGAAGTGCGCCTGAAAAACAGCGTGAGTCGGCCATTAACGGCGAAACGTAACGGAGGGTTTGATACTCCGGCACAGCCTGATTTCATCAAACAGGAACAAAGCTCATCCGTACCTTACGATCTTGGTAGCCGGGTTTACCACGAAATGTTTGGTGAAGGGACGGTACTGCAGTTTGAAGGTCAGGGTCCTGGATTACGGGTTCAGGTATTTTTTGATGATGCCGGGCAGAAGTGGCTGGTGGCCAACTTTGCCAAGCTGGAACTGGTATAA
- a CDS encoding pseudouridine synthase — MGISHHPCKVTMPPDRKDCATVLDFLIVRFARIDADIWRQRIADGKVHWADKTPVTGDDPYAPNQQVFYYREVQQESVIPFQEAIIYQDDEILVACKPHFLPVTPTGKYVEQCLLNRLRQRTGISTLAPMHRIDRETAGIVLFSVNPDNRDRYHALFRETKNIRKTYRAVGWTKPAGKPEVDQCWSVHNRLEQGEPWFRMKSVEGDINAHSEITCLAVNSDQALFELQPVTGKTHQLRVHMNDLGYPLVNDQFYPDVQPENSDDFDKPLQLLAWRMEFIDPLTAQKRTFESQRLLDFNYVDDKEQQRKTE, encoded by the coding sequence ATGGGAATTTCCCACCATCCCTGCAAAGTAACTATGCCGCCAGATCGCAAGGACTGTGCAACGGTGTTGGATTTTCTCATCGTCCGTTTTGCGCGTATCGATGCGGATATCTGGCGTCAGCGCATTGCCGATGGCAAGGTACATTGGGCGGATAAAACGCCGGTCACAGGCGACGATCCCTATGCGCCGAATCAGCAGGTATTTTATTATCGTGAAGTGCAGCAGGAATCAGTCATTCCGTTTCAGGAAGCCATTATTTATCAGGACGATGAAATCCTGGTGGCCTGCAAACCGCATTTTTTACCCGTTACTCCGACCGGCAAATACGTTGAGCAGTGCCTGTTAAACCGATTGCGTCAGCGTACTGGTATCTCGACACTGGCGCCGATGCATCGTATTGATCGTGAAACCGCCGGTATCGTTTTATTCTCGGTTAACCCTGACAACCGTGATCGGTATCATGCGCTATTTCGCGAAACGAAAAATATCCGTAAAACTTATCGCGCAGTCGGTTGGACAAAACCAGCGGGTAAACCGGAAGTGGACCAATGTTGGTCTGTTCACAACCGCCTGGAGCAAGGTGAACCCTGGTTTCGAATGAAATCGGTAGAGGGTGACATCAATGCGCATTCTGAAATAACCTGTTTGGCCGTTAACAGCGATCAGGCACTGTTTGAATTACAGCCCGTTACCGGAAAGACGCATCAGTTGCGGGTGCATATGAACGATCTGGGTTATCCACTGGTGAACGATCAATTTTATCCTGATGTTCAACCGGAGAACTCAGATGATTTTGATAAGCCATTGCAGTTGCTGGCCTGGCGTATGGAATTTATTGACCCGTTAACAGCGCAGAAAAGAACATTCGAAAGTCAGCGTTTACTGGATTTCAATTACGTTGACGATAAAGAACAACAACGAAAAACTGAATAA
- a CDS encoding TRAP transporter substrate-binding protein has product MKIKTLVKSLGLGAITAAALFMTGCNKECADPQNSQAQQTAQEQQTFKWKLVTSWPKNFPGLGTAPERFAEIVNEMSAGRLTVKVYGAGELVPALQVFDAVSQGTAEMGHSGAYYWKGKTPASQFFTSVPFGLTAQEMHGWIQYGGGQQLWEEVYAPFNILPMPGGNTGVQMGGWFNKEINSVDDLKGLKMRIPGLGGEVLKRAGGTPVTLPGGEIFTSLQTGAIDATEWVGPYNDLAFGLYKVAKHYYYPGWHEPGSMMEFTINKPAFDKLPKDLQAIVRVAAQAINQDMLNEYTTRNHAALVELKEKHGVDVRAFPQDVLNKLKVLSDEVVTEVSASDELTKKVYESFKNYRDQVKAYHAVSEQAYINARD; this is encoded by the coding sequence GTGAAAATTAAAACTCTCGTTAAATCACTGGGACTGGGGGCAATCACAGCCGCTGCGTTGTTCATGACTGGCTGCAATAAAGAGTGTGCCGACCCACAAAATTCGCAAGCGCAGCAAACAGCTCAGGAACAACAAACCTTTAAATGGAAGCTGGTCACTTCCTGGCCAAAAAACTTCCCGGGTTTAGGTACGGCACCAGAACGTTTTGCCGAAATAGTGAATGAAATGTCGGCTGGACGTTTAACCGTTAAAGTTTATGGTGCGGGTGAGCTGGTTCCTGCGTTACAGGTATTTGATGCGGTATCTCAGGGCACTGCAGAGATGGGTCACAGCGGGGCCTATTACTGGAAAGGCAAAACGCCAGCGTCGCAGTTCTTTACGTCGGTTCCGTTTGGTTTAACCGCTCAGGAAATGCACGGCTGGATTCAGTACGGCGGCGGTCAGCAACTGTGGGAAGAAGTGTACGCGCCGTTTAATATCCTGCCGATGCCTGGTGGAAATACCGGTGTGCAAATGGGTGGCTGGTTTAACAAAGAAATTAATAGCGTTGATGATCTGAAAGGTCTGAAAATGCGTATCCCGGGTCTGGGCGGGGAAGTCCTGAAGCGTGCTGGCGGTACCCCCGTCACTCTGCCAGGGGGTGAAATCTTTACCTCGCTGCAAACCGGTGCCATTGATGCAACGGAATGGGTTGGCCCGTATAACGACTTGGCATTTGGTCTGTATAAAGTAGCAAAACACTACTACTATCCAGGCTGGCACGAGCCAGGTTCCATGATGGAATTCACCATTAACAAGCCTGCATTTGATAAGCTGCCTAAAGATCTTCAGGCTATCGTACGTGTTGCCGCTCAGGCGATTAATCAGGACATGCTGAATGAATACACGACCCGCAACCACGCAGCCCTGGTTGAACTGAAAGAAAAACACGGCGTTGATGTACGTGCTTTCCCGCAAGACGTACTGAACAAGTTAAAAGTTCTGTCGGATGAAGTCGTAACTGAAGTTTCTGCCAGTGATGAGCTGACCAAAAAGGTTTATGAGTCGTTTAAAAACTATCGCGACCAGGTTAAGGCTTACCACGCGGTGAGTGAACAGGCGTATATTAACGCGCGAGACTGA
- a CDS encoding ricin-type beta-trefoil lectin domain protein encodes MFRSGKPLLALTLPLLVTPITWAMSGTPQPAAAAPPADQPAGQANSHSAHTVPAATAAVRQLSVRSKHYKNQHDQVYIDGLGREVSLRGFNVSGEVKLAEYGFQPFANMNDAKASFDILGKQTGSNMVRYTVAWEGIHTGPNTIDYTYLDNAIAYMKEAIRNGMYVLVDYHSDLYSRHTFQLDSKDTGNGAPDWAVHPVNGKDDCGLPCDITWSAHKLSDSAVRNAMKSFWYDHWIMDTDLAAAELYLPASNTCADIQGGNVSNSTTVLSWQCSSQPHQQWLYKKDGTLHSVKNQNQCLDVAGARTGNGTDIQVYSCNGSKAQQFILDKKGRLHSALDFNKCIANNSGNLKLAECSHTDSATTQAQQFRLRSVVDNSDLGADLTYAQSAFVWQIGQVAKYIKANMSADEFSHVLGFEPLNEPFDGGVGAMSFKEFDNQLLWPFYERVRAELDAQGVNNKPVYAEPMVFWSSIAGITAPATGGHHLDYKPGNGFVFTPHFYDQARMGIEDLSVARNGAHFPNLDLIRDEARFLGLTTFLSEFGMWLEGNGHTDTERVVNGTYQGMESSDRVSGKDRYVDFYTPLISGAQWQWDYYYDNHNELQNGNPAKLKTEDDAWNGENFSVINNYGQGYNVKANLVERAYPRAVQGEVMHFAYEGLVPDRANSVMSYHSIRASLTNQFNDREFLRDNKFAFLAWRGRTSDAPTEIYIPRHMNPAQLTVITEKGVFNNLTVNAALTQVNNEVALITDPNKQSGSGHVVLVWDDADRGETAQSYHFALVIDGNAGLSDAQLSTLQQAVAQSVNNEQSPVYLVNSMTHGGYPGDKGAASKTGEGWMTLTNQGSGQCLDVAGGRIFNGTNVQSYQCNGSGAQRWFYEKSTGFLRSGVNWDRCLDNGGQNNNGGKVVIWTCQQNNNMRWDLVGNTIRPRTNHNVAVDAYGTGDSSNVGMSAVDNNDAMQKWTFNH; translated from the coding sequence ATGTTCAGATCAGGCAAGCCTTTGCTGGCACTTACCCTACCGCTTCTTGTGACTCCCATCACGTGGGCAATGAGTGGAACACCACAGCCGGCGGCAGCAGCTCCGCCAGCAGACCAGCCTGCCGGCCAAGCCAACAGCCACAGCGCGCATACCGTACCGGCAGCGACTGCCGCCGTAAGACAATTATCAGTCCGCAGTAAACATTATAAAAATCAGCACGATCAGGTTTACATCGATGGCCTGGGCCGTGAAGTCAGCCTGCGTGGTTTTAATGTTTCAGGTGAGGTAAAACTGGCGGAATACGGTTTCCAACCCTTCGCTAACATGAACGACGCTAAGGCCAGTTTCGATATTCTCGGCAAACAAACCGGTAGCAACATGGTGCGTTATACGGTGGCCTGGGAGGGTATTCATACCGGCCCGAACACCATCGATTACACCTACCTCGATAATGCCATCGCCTATATGAAAGAGGCGATCCGTAACGGCATGTATGTGTTGGTGGATTACCACTCCGATTTGTACAGTCGCCATACCTTCCAGCTTGATTCCAAAGACACTGGCAACGGTGCGCCGGACTGGGCCGTTCATCCGGTAAATGGCAAAGACGATTGTGGTCTTCCCTGTGATATCACCTGGTCAGCACACAAGTTGTCTGACAGCGCCGTACGCAACGCCATGAAGTCATTCTGGTACGACCACTGGATCATGGATACAGATCTTGCAGCTGCTGAGCTTTACCTGCCTGCCAGTAACACCTGTGCCGATATTCAGGGCGGCAATGTGTCGAACTCCACTACCGTATTGTCCTGGCAATGCAGCAGTCAGCCACACCAGCAATGGCTGTATAAAAAAGACGGCACCCTGCATTCGGTCAAGAATCAGAATCAGTGTTTAGATGTAGCCGGAGCACGCACGGGTAACGGTACCGATATTCAGGTTTACAGCTGTAATGGCTCTAAAGCCCAGCAGTTTATTCTGGATAAAAAAGGTCGTTTGCACAGCGCACTGGATTTCAACAAGTGTATCGCCAACAACAGTGGCAACCTGAAATTAGCGGAATGTTCTCATACCGACTCAGCGACGACTCAAGCTCAACAGTTCCGCCTGCGTAGTGTTGTTGATAACTCCGATCTGGGGGCCGATCTGACTTATGCACAGTCTGCCTTTGTCTGGCAGATTGGCCAGGTGGCCAAATACATCAAAGCCAATATGAGCGCCGACGAGTTCTCCCACGTCTTAGGTTTTGAGCCATTAAACGAGCCGTTTGATGGCGGTGTTGGTGCGATGAGCTTTAAAGAGTTCGATAATCAGCTGTTGTGGCCCTTCTATGAGCGTGTTCGTGCTGAACTGGATGCTCAGGGTGTGAATAACAAACCCGTCTACGCTGAGCCAATGGTGTTCTGGAGTTCTATTGCTGGTATTACCGCGCCAGCAACCGGTGGTCATCACCTCGACTACAAACCGGGTAATGGTTTTGTTTTCACGCCACACTTCTATGATCAGGCACGGATGGGTATCGAAGACTTATCGGTCGCCCGCAACGGTGCACACTTCCCGAATCTGGATTTAATTCGTGATGAAGCGCGTTTCTTAGGGTTAACCACCTTCCTGTCGGAATTTGGTATGTGGTTGGAAGGTAACGGTCATACTGATACTGAACGTGTCGTAAATGGTACTTACCAGGGTATGGAGTCCTCTGATCGGGTGAGTGGCAAAGATCGCTACGTTGATTTTTACACCCCATTAATCAGTGGTGCTCAGTGGCAGTGGGATTATTACTACGATAATCACAACGAGCTGCAAAACGGCAATCCCGCGAAATTAAAAACCGAAGACGATGCCTGGAACGGTGAAAACTTCTCGGTCATTAATAACTATGGTCAGGGTTATAACGTCAAAGCCAATCTGGTTGAACGTGCCTATCCACGGGCGGTTCAGGGTGAAGTGATGCACTTTGCTTACGAGGGCCTGGTACCGGACCGTGCCAACAGCGTGATGTCTTATCACTCGATTCGTGCATCTCTGACAAATCAGTTTAACGATCGTGAGTTCCTGCGCGATAACAAGTTTGCTTTTCTGGCATGGCGTGGCCGCACCAGTGATGCGCCGACTGAAATTTATATACCCCGTCATATGAATCCGGCGCAATTAACCGTGATCACCGAAAAAGGTGTATTTAACAATCTGACAGTTAACGCAGCATTAACGCAGGTGAATAACGAAGTGGCGTTGATTACGGACCCGAATAAACAATCCGGTAGTGGCCATGTGGTACTGGTTTGGGATGATGCCGACCGTGGTGAAACCGCCCAGAGTTATCACTTCGCGCTGGTAATCGATGGTAACGCCGGATTATCCGACGCTCAGTTAAGTACGCTGCAACAAGCGGTTGCTCAAAGTGTGAATAACGAGCAGAGCCCGGTTTATCTGGTTAACTCTATGACCCACGGTGGTTACCCGGGTGATAAAGGTGCAGCCAGTAAAACCGGCGAAGGTTGGATGACGCTGACTAACCAGGGTTCTGGTCAATGTTTAGACGTTGCCGGTGGCCGTATTTTCAACGGCACCAATGTGCAGAGCTACCAGTGCAATGGCTCTGGTGCACAACGTTGGTTCTATGAAAAATCGACCGGTTTCCTGCGCTCCGGTGTTAACTGGGATCGTTGTTTGGATAATGGTGGTCAGAATAATAACGGCGGCAAAGTGGTCATCTGGACCTGCCAGCAAAACAATAATATGCGTTGGGATTTGGTCGGCAATACCATTCGTCCACGTACCAACCATAATGTTGCGGTAGACGCTTATGGCACAGGCGACAGCTCAAACGTTGGTATGTCAGCTGTGGATAATAACGATGCGATGCAGAAATGGACGTTTAACCATTAA
- the ppk1 gene encoding polyphosphate kinase 1, translating into MSEAEVTETPIDLHSSEYYINRELSHLQFNIRVLEQALDESHPLLDRLFFLCIFSKNLDEFYEVRVANLTQQLAFRREQAGADGMHPQQVLDEIHQLCSQTVERQYDILNDTLLPALERENIRFLRRADWNEEQREWIRAYFEKSVQPLVSPIGLDPSHPFPRLVNKSLNFIVALDGKDAFGRETGLAIIPAPRSLPRIIRLPDELCPNGTRKGDNFIFLSSVIHEYADELFPGMSINGCYQFRVTRNADLEIDHDDTADLASALEDELHSRNFGEEMRLEVADNCPDELVNFLLTQFNLDENDLFKVNGPVNLSRMMEAIFQINRPDLQYAPFTPGLPKNINFKKSILESIREKDALMLHPFESFTPVVDMLREAAKDPAVRAIKQTLYRTGAKSEIVNALVDAARNGKEVTVVIELRARFDEEDNLYLANRLQEAGAVVVYGVVGYKTHAKVMLIVRKEGDKFKRYVHMGTGNYHAGNARVYTDYSFMTCDDSIGEDVHKVFMQLTGMGEALRIKKLFHAPFTLHKKMIELIDRERVHAEAGKPALIRMKANGLTEPKLIRALYKASQAGVKVELIIRGMCCLRPGIKGVSDNISVRSIIGRFLEHTRVYYFQNNGKDEIYAASADLMERNLLNRVETCFPIEMNKLKERMKRELEAYTLDNCQAWVLQSDGRYLRQQPADGEELIKAQAIMLENLATSA; encoded by the coding sequence ATGAGCGAAGCAGAAGTAACGGAAACACCCATCGATCTACACAGCAGCGAATATTACATCAATCGTGAACTCAGCCACCTGCAGTTTAATATTCGTGTTTTAGAACAGGCACTGGACGAAAGCCACCCGTTACTCGATCGTTTATTTTTCCTGTGTATTTTCAGCAAAAACCTCGACGAATTTTATGAAGTTCGGGTTGCTAACCTAACCCAACAATTAGCCTTCCGCCGGGAGCAAGCGGGTGCCGATGGTATGCACCCACAACAAGTTCTGGATGAAATTCACCAACTGTGTAGCCAGACGGTTGAGCGTCAGTACGACATTCTTAACGATACGTTATTACCTGCACTGGAGCGGGAAAATATTCGCTTCCTTCGCCGTGCTGACTGGAATGAAGAACAGCGTGAATGGATTCGTGCCTATTTCGAGAAAAGCGTACAACCCTTGGTCAGTCCGATTGGTCTTGATCCGTCTCACCCGTTCCCGCGCCTGGTTAATAAAAGTCTGAACTTCATTGTTGCACTGGATGGTAAAGATGCTTTCGGTCGCGAAACGGGTTTGGCCATTATCCCGGCACCACGTTCGTTACCGCGTATTATTCGTCTGCCAGATGAGTTATGCCCGAACGGCACACGCAAGGGTGACAACTTTATTTTCCTATCCTCGGTCATTCATGAATACGCCGATGAATTGTTCCCGGGTATGTCCATTAATGGCTGTTATCAGTTCCGTGTAACCCGTAACGCTGACTTAGAAATTGACCACGACGATACGGCCGATTTAGCGTCCGCACTGGAGGATGAACTTCACTCACGTAACTTCGGTGAAGAAATGCGTTTGGAAGTGGCAGACAACTGTCCGGACGAATTGGTTAATTTCCTGCTGACTCAGTTTAATCTGGATGAAAACGACCTGTTTAAAGTCAACGGGCCAGTCAACCTGTCACGCATGATGGAGGCTATTTTCCAGATTAATCGTCCAGACCTGCAGTACGCACCGTTTACTCCAGGCTTACCAAAAAATATTAATTTCAAAAAAAGTATCTTAGAGAGTATTCGCGAGAAAGACGCGTTGATGCTACACCCGTTTGAGTCGTTTACGCCGGTTGTTGATATGTTGCGCGAAGCGGCTAAAGATCCGGCGGTCAGAGCAATCAAACAAACACTGTACCGTACCGGTGCCAAATCTGAAATTGTAAATGCCTTAGTCGATGCCGCACGTAACGGTAAAGAAGTGACCGTGGTGATCGAGCTGCGTGCCCGCTTCGACGAAGAGGATAACCTCTATCTGGCCAACCGCTTACAGGAAGCGGGGGCCGTGGTGGTGTATGGCGTGGTGGGTTATAAAACCCATGCCAAAGTCATGCTGATCGTACGTAAAGAGGGCGATAAGTTTAAGCGCTATGTGCACATGGGAACCGGTAACTACCATGCAGGTAACGCCAGGGTTTATACCGACTACAGCTTTATGACCTGTGATGACTCCATTGGTGAGGATGTGCATAAAGTCTTTATGCAGCTGACTGGTATGGGCGAAGCATTACGCATCAAGAAGTTATTTCATGCTCCATTTACTTTGCACAAAAAAATGATCGAGCTGATTGATCGTGAGCGTGTTCATGCAGAGGCTGGCAAGCCAGCTTTAATTCGCATGAAAGCAAACGGTTTGACCGAACCTAAATTAATTCGCGCCTTATACAAAGCGTCTCAAGCCGGTGTAAAAGTTGAGTTAATTATTCGTGGCATGTGCTGTTTGCGTCCCGGTATCAAGGGAGTGTCTGACAATATTTCAGTGCGCTCGATTATTGGTCGATTCCTTGAACACACACGGGTCTATTATTTCCAGAATAATGGTAAGGACGAAATATACGCGGCCAGTGCCGACCTGATGGAGCGCAACTTACTGAATCGGGTAGAAACCTGCTTCCCGATTGAAATGAATAAGCTCAAAGAACGGATGAAACGCGAGCTGGAAGCTTATACGCTGGATAACTGCCAGGCATGGGTGTTACAGAGCGATGGCCGCTATTTACGCCAGCAACCCGCCGATGGTGAAGAACTGATTAAGGCACAGGCCATTATGCTGGAGAATCTGGCGACTTCGGCCTGA